Proteins co-encoded in one Amaranthus tricolor cultivar Red isolate AtriRed21 chromosome 7, ASM2621246v1, whole genome shotgun sequence genomic window:
- the LOC130817386 gene encoding uncharacterized protein LOC130817386, producing the protein MNPCTIISHISIILLIFHGIVQASITTYTSIYELLPIFGLPCGLFPDSVENYSFDFEDGYLELELKDQPCYVQLDEYLISYDRIIKGTLKIGSITNIEGIRIKSHWIWIDVKGIMVDLPPNDNIYLQFGLFNHKLDAQQFQTLHSCASSNKWINSRLQPRLNEMPIAPE; encoded by the coding sequence ATGAATCCATGTACCATAATTTCTCATATCTCCATCATCCTCCTCATCTTCCATGGCATCGTCCAAGCATCCATTACAACCTATACATCCATCTATGAGCTTCTTCCAATCTTCGGTCTCCCATGTGGCCTCTTTCCCGACTCAGTCGAAAACTACAGTTTTGATTTCGAAGACGGGTACCTTGAATTAGAGCTAAAAGATCAACCTTGCTACGTGCAATTAGATGAATACTTGATCTCTTATGATAGAATTATAAAAGGAACCCTTAAAATAGGATCAATTACTAATATTGAGGGGATTAGAATTAAATCACATTGGATTTGGATTGATGTTAAAGGGATTATGGTTGATTTGCCTCCTAATGACAATATTTACTTGCAATTTGGTCTTTTTAATCATAAACTTGATGCTCAACAGTTTCAGACCCTTCATTCTTGTGCGTCTTCTAACAAGTGGATAAATTCTCGG